Proteins from one Belonocnema kinseyi isolate 2016_QV_RU_SX_M_011 chromosome 8, B_treatae_v1, whole genome shotgun sequence genomic window:
- the LOC117179086 gene encoding uncharacterized protein LOC117179086 has protein sequence MWLITGGLLCALAIFPNFIETSPVEIDRVRMPVSIDEYGVAFYRNKNGYLKSVQGEGFCDVALDKHFVIGIYIGEKIYAIYDGSRKQIFLAINANDQLVHTRHIPQSYQHYFVRLHSPTDGRSRF, from the exons ATGTGGCTCATCACTGGTGGTTTGCTCTGTGCCTTAGCAATTTTCCCTaactttattg AAACATCGCCAGTGGAAATCGATAGAGTACGGATGCCAGTATCAATAGATGAATATGGAGttgctttttacagaaataaaaatggttatctTAAGTCAGTACAGGGGGAAGGGTTTTGTGATGTGGCATTGGATAAACACTTTGTAATTGGAATATACATCGGTGAAAAGATTTATGCAATATATGACGgttcaaggaaacaaatttttctggCAATCAACGCAAATGATCAGTTAGTTCATACCCGACACATACCACAATCATATCAACATTACTTTGTGCGCCTCCACTCGCCGACCGATGGGCGCTCACgcttttaa